From one Eucalyptus grandis isolate ANBG69807.140 chromosome 9, ASM1654582v1, whole genome shotgun sequence genomic stretch:
- the LOC104418189 gene encoding glucan endo-1,3-beta-glucosidase 8, with the protein MARQTEFLVGACCVFVALSSVAHGIGVNWGAMMSHPLSPSIVVGMLKDNHINKVKLFDADSWTVSALAGTNMEVIVGIPNDQLKKLADSYDHAKDWVKENVTKHLYDGGVDIRYVAVGNEPFLKSYNGSNTKTTLPALENIQKALDAAGLGDKIKATVPNNADVYESPSNKPSDAVFRKDIRGIMIDMVKFLRDNKAPFMVNIYPFLSLYLNSDFPFDFAFCDGNAKSIHDKGTEYTNVFDANYDTLVWALKKAGAPDLKIIVGEVGWPTDGGKNADAKLAQRFYDGFMKKMAANKGTPLRPGHLDVYLFGLLDEDTKSIEPGMFERHWGIFRYDGQPKFPVDFTGKGNDKMPVAAKGVQYLPSQWCVFNGNNTDKDAVVNELSYACANADCSILGYGASCNNLDANGNVSYAFNMYFQVRDQDVESCTFNGFAEIVTRNFSKGSCLFPVQILSAGDRLGSALGASLLAGLISLFSLL; encoded by the exons ATGGCCCGCCAAACCGAGTTCCTGGTCGGGGCCTGCTGCGTGTTCGTCGCCCTGTCCAGCGTTGCCCATGGCATTGGCGTGAACTGGGGGGCGATGATGTCCCATCCTCTGTCGCCGAGCATCGTGGTCGGCATGCTCAAGGACAACCATATCAATAAGGTCAAGCTCTTCGACGCGGACTCGTGGACGGTCAGCGCATTGGCCGGGACGAACATGGAGGTCATCGTGGGCATTCCCAACGATCAGCTCAAGAAGCTGGCGGATAGTTACGATCATGCCAAAGATTGGGTGAAAGAGAATGTCACCAAGCATCTCTACGACGGCGGTGTTGACATAAG ATATGTGGCGGTTGGAAATGAACCATTCTTGAAGAGCTACAACGGCAGCAATACGAAGACGACACTCCCGGCGCTGGAGAACATCCAGAAGGCGCTCGACGCAGCCGGCCTTGGGGACAAGATCAAGGCGACGGTGCCGAACAATGCCGATGTCTATGAATCCCCTTCGAACAAGCCTTCCGATGCCGTTTTCCGTAAGGACATCAGAGGTATCATGATAGATATGGTCAAGTTCCTCCGCGACAACAAGGCCCCGTTCATGGTCAACATATATCCCTTCCTCAGTCTCTATTTGAACAGCGATTTCCCGTTCGATTTCGCCTTCTGCGATGGCAATGCGAAGTCGATACATGACAAGGGCACTGAGTACACGAACGTGTTCGACGCGAATTACGACACCCTCGTCTGGGCATTGAAGAAAGCCGGAGCCCCCGACTTGAAGATCATCGTCGGGGAAGTCGGGTGGCCCACGGACGGCGGCAAGAATGCCGACGCGAAATTGGCCCAGAGGTTCTACGACGGTTTCATGAAGAAGATGGCTGCGAACAAGGGAACCCCATTGAGGCCCGGGCATCTGGACGTGTACCTCTTCGGTCTCCTCGATGAGGACACGAAGAGCATCGAGCCCGGGATGTTCGAGAGGCACTGGGGCATCTTCCGGTATGATGGGCAGCCGAAGTTCCCCGTCGACTTCACCGGGAAAGGCAACGACAAGATGCCGGTCGCGGCCAAGGGGGTCCAATACTTGCCCTCGCAGTGGTGCGTGTTCAACGGGAACAACACTGACAAGGACGCGGTGGTGAATGAACTAAGCTACGCTTGTGCGAACGCTGACTGCTCGATCTTGGGTTACGGCGCCAGTTGCAACAACCTCGATGCCAACGGCAACGTCTCATACGCCTTCAACATGTACTTCCAGGTACGGGATCAAGACGTCGAGTCGTGCACCTTCAACGGCTTCGCCGAGATCGTGACCCGCAACTTCTCGAAAGGGAGCTGCCTGTTCCCGGTGCAGATCTTGAGCGCTGGAGACAGGCTGGGCTCGGCATTGGGCGCCAGCCTCCTCGCAGGATTGATTTCGCTCTTCTCGTTGCTGTAA